Proteins encoded within one genomic window of Bombina bombina isolate aBomBom1 chromosome 1, aBomBom1.pri, whole genome shotgun sequence:
- the CTXND2 gene encoding cortexin domain containing 2, with the protein MDDPTLLPLVDVDKGFAIALFLLLCVFLAMMIVRCAKLIMDPYKDIPNSMWEDS; encoded by the coding sequence ATGGATGATCCCACATTACTACCCCTTGTTGATGTGGATAAAGGATTTGCTATTGCCTTGTTTCTGCTCCTTTGTGTTTTTCTGGCTATGATGATTGTGAGATGTGCCAAGCTCATTATGGATCCATATAAAGACATCCCAAACTCTATGTGGGAAGATTCATAA